One window of Trinickia caryophylli genomic DNA carries:
- a CDS encoding ABC transporter substrate-binding protein, whose translation MTMRHWVASGVVAALVGIASAAQAQVKVGVVLSLTGPAASLGIPEKKTIDLLPKEIGGKSVEYIVLDDATDSTKAVQDTHKLIDEDHVDVIVGSTITPNSMAMLDIVSQAKTPMISLAASADIVQPVDARRQWAFKTPQNDSLMADAIAAYMQAHGVKTVGFIGFTDAYGESWHKAFTKAAQEHGIKLVGDERYARNDTSVTGQVLKTISARPDAVLIAGSGTPAALPAKELKARGYAGAVYQTHGVANNDFLRLCGKDCNGEVLPAGPILVADQLADSNPVKRSALAYKNAYEAKYGKDSVVTFGGHAWDAGQMLQKAIPVALKQAQPGTEAFRTALRAALEGLKDLSVSHGVMNVTPTDHNGFDKRARVMVQILDGKWKVVGE comes from the coding sequence ATGACAATGAGGCATTGGGTGGCGAGCGGGGTCGTCGCGGCATTGGTCGGTATCGCAAGCGCGGCACAGGCGCAGGTCAAGGTCGGTGTGGTGCTTTCGCTGACGGGTCCCGCGGCGTCGCTCGGCATTCCCGAGAAAAAGACCATCGATCTGCTGCCGAAGGAAATCGGCGGCAAGAGCGTGGAGTACATCGTGCTCGACGACGCAACCGATTCCACGAAAGCAGTGCAGGACACGCACAAGCTCATCGATGAAGATCATGTCGACGTGATCGTCGGCTCCACGATCACGCCCAACTCGATGGCGATGCTCGACATCGTGTCGCAGGCGAAGACGCCGATGATCTCGCTCGCCGCCTCGGCCGACATCGTGCAGCCGGTGGACGCGCGCCGCCAATGGGCGTTCAAGACGCCGCAAAACGATAGCCTCATGGCGGATGCCATCGCGGCGTACATGCAGGCGCACGGCGTGAAAACAGTCGGCTTCATCGGCTTCACCGACGCGTATGGCGAGAGCTGGCACAAAGCCTTTACGAAGGCGGCGCAAGAGCACGGCATCAAGCTCGTCGGCGACGAGCGCTACGCGCGCAACGACACCTCTGTGACGGGACAGGTGCTCAAGACGATCAGCGCGCGGCCCGATGCGGTGCTCATCGCGGGCTCCGGCACGCCTGCCGCGCTGCCGGCCAAGGAGCTGAAGGCACGCGGCTATGCCGGCGCCGTCTATCAGACGCACGGCGTGGCCAACAACGATTTCCTGCGCCTGTGCGGCAAGGACTGCAACGGCGAAGTACTGCCGGCCGGCCCGATTCTCGTCGCCGATCAGCTTGCCGACAGCAACCCGGTCAAGCGCTCGGCACTTGCCTACAAGAACGCCTATGAGGCGAAGTACGGCAAGGACTCCGTCGTCACGTTCGGCGGACATGCATGGGACGCCGGCCAGATGCTGCAAAAAGCCATTCCGGTGGCGCTCAAACAGGCGCAACCCGGCACGGAGGCGTTCCGCACGGCGCTGCGCGCGGCGCTCGAAGGGCTCAAGGACTTGAGCGTCTCGCATGGGGTCATGAACGTCACGCCGACCGACCACAACGGTTTCGACAAGCGCGCCCGCGTGATGGTGCAGATCCTCGACGGCAAATGGAAGGTCGTCGGCGAGTAA